From Bacteroidales bacterium, the proteins below share one genomic window:
- a CDS encoding DUF5615 family PIN-like protein: protein MIFVADESVDFVVIKTLRRYNIQIISILEISPGISDDEVLVLAFEKGAPLITFDKDFGELTIRLKKPNHGIILVRLSGKTSQEKSETILNFIEKHKNELINKFSVLHPNKIRIRTII, encoded by the coding sequence ATGATTTTTGTTGCAGACGAAAGTGTTGACTTTGTTGTCATTAAAACGCTGAGAAGATATAATATACAAATTATATCAATCCTTGAAATTTCTCCAGGTATATCTGATGATGAAGTTTTGGTACTTGCATTTGAAAAAGGAGCGCCGCTTATTACATTTGATAAGGATTTTGGTGAACTAACCATAAGGTTGAAAAAACCAAACCATGGAATTATTTTGGTTCGCTTATCCGGTAAAACCAGCCAGGAAAAATCAGAAACTATCTTGAATTTCATAGAAAAACATAAGAATGAATTAATTAACAAATTTTCAGTTTTACATCCCAACAAAATACGCATTCGAACTATCATTTAA
- a CDS encoding DUF433 domain-containing protein: protein MDWREYISTDPKVMYGKPVIKGTRIPVDLILERLSSGETIDQLLEAYPHIDKQAIFACLAYATSSIRNETLDE, encoded by the coding sequence ATGGACTGGAGAGAATACATATCAACAGACCCGAAGGTGATGTATGGGAAACCTGTAATAAAAGGGACAAGGATACCAGTTGATCTAATCCTGGAACGCCTTTCCTCAGGTGAAACCATTGATCAGTTATTGGAGGCATACCCACATATAGATAAACAGGCGATTTTTGCATGTTTGGCTTATGCGACTTCTTCCATCCGAAATGAAACGCTTGACGAATAA